TGCCACACGAGCCGGGTCGCCCCGTCGACGCCGTCGGCGGCCGAGACGACGAAAAGGGCGGCGTCCGCCGCCCGCAGACCCGCCCTCAATTCCCCGACGAAGTCGGCGTATCCGGGGGTGTCCAGCACGTTGATCCTGATGCCGTCCCAGGCGAGCGGCACCAGTGAGAGCTGGATGGAGCGCTGCTGCCTGTGCTCGATCTCGTCGTAGTCGGACAGGGAGCCGCCGTCCTCCACGCGGCCCGCCCGGGTCACCGCGCCTGATGCGAGGGCGAGGGATTCGACCAAGGTGGTCTTTCCCGCTCCGCTGTGGCCGACCAATACCACGTTCCGTATGGACGCGGGGTGGTCGGCCGCCGCTGCCCTGCCGGCGGCTCCGGGGTGTGCGTTCGCTTTATCGGCCATGCGTCCCGCCTTCCGGTTGACACCTGCTGGATCGCGCTGAAGGGGCCGAGGGGTCGCGAAGACCACGGTTCTTCGAGCTTTCCACCGCTGCCGGAAGGCGTCCATACGTTGAACACGGCGCCGACGGACGGTGTGCGCCGGGCGCTGCCGCCGCGTGGCTACGATGGGCCGGGCCGGTGGCCACATCGCCATCCGGCTCACTCACGAAGCACCGGGACGGTCATGCTGAACAAGTACGCGCGTGCCTTCTTCACGCGTGTCCTCACGCCATTCGCCGCGATGCTGCTGCGCCTGGGCGTGAGTCCCGACGCGGTCACTCTGGTCGGCACCGGCGGGGTGATGGCGGGGGCCCTGATTTTCTACCCCATGGGGGAGTTCTTCTGGGGAACGGTAGTCATCACCCTGTTTGTCTTCTCGGATCTCGTCGACGGCAACATGGCGCGGCAGTTGGGGCGCTCCAGCAGGTGGGGCGCGTTCTTGGACTCGACCCTGGACCGCGTCGCCGACGCGGCCGTCTTCGGGGGGATCGCGCTGTGGTACGCGGGACGCGGTGACGACATCGCGCTGTGCGCCGTGACGATCTTCTGCCTGGCCAGCGGTCAGGTCGTCTCGTACACCAAGGCGCGGGGCGAGAGCATCGGCCTGCCCGTCAACGTCAACGGGCTGGTCGAGCGGGCCGAGCGGCTGGTGATCACGCTGGTGCTCGCCGGGCTCTCAGGCTTCGAGGCCACTTTCGGCGTCCCCTACATCGGCGTGCTGCTGCCCGTCGCGCTGTGGGTGGTCGCGGCAGGCAGCGCGGTCACCCTCGGCCAGCGGGTGGTGACGGTGCGCCGGGAGGCCGCCGAGGCCGAGGAGACCCCGGCCCAGGAGACTCCGGCCGGCCAGGAGCCCGCGGCCGGGTCAGCCGCCGGGCCGGCGGCGCCGGCTCCCGGGAAGGTGCCCGCCGGAGGGACCGAGGAGGCGTCCGGCTCAGCGAAGCAGAAGGGAAGGACCGCGTGAGCGCAGTCCGCGACCGGCTCACCGACTCGCTCTACGGGCTGGGCTGGGCCGGGGTCAAGAAGCTGCCCGAGCCCGCGGCAGCCGCGCTCGGCCGGCGGGTGGCCGACACCGCCTGGCGG
This sequence is a window from Streptomyces sp. NBC_01775. Protein-coding genes within it:
- the pgsA gene encoding phosphatidylinositol phosphate synthase, encoding MLNKYARAFFTRVLTPFAAMLLRLGVSPDAVTLVGTGGVMAGALIFYPMGEFFWGTVVITLFVFSDLVDGNMARQLGRSSRWGAFLDSTLDRVADAAVFGGIALWYAGRGDDIALCAVTIFCLASGQVVSYTKARGESIGLPVNVNGLVERAERLVITLVLAGLSGFEATFGVPYIGVLLPVALWVVAAGSAVTLGQRVVTVRREAAEAEETPAQETPAGQEPAAGSAAGPAAPAPGKVPAGGTEEASGSAKQKGRTA